In the Fibrella aestuarina BUZ 2 genome, one interval contains:
- a CDS encoding sensor histidine kinase, translating into MLIRTRLTLYFAGLMAGLLLLVSAGVYLFERQSQQTLFYQRLQRKAEATAKVYQQKNRRLDKTDEILLLTQEKQHEAIFDETNTLVYSSGSYTYYPVSAQFLNQVRTERIVRFQTDNKLGVGMFFRGAYDRFTVIVTAEDTFGQAQLTLLLQNMGLVNVFGLLLVLGLAWLFSGRSLQPAQHLINDIRHLNIDRLSERLPTGNARDEIAQLSIQFNHLLSRLDKTVRQNRAFVTNASHELRTPLANLLGTLQVSLSHDQQPDNLRATLQSAIEEVQSLIRLANNLLLLAELGVENDASTLAFEDVLLTEPLLDAVQAVQRKYPDHTIDIVLPDDSECCQLTGNADLLTVALTNLLENACKYSPVIKPVQVRLQPVTDGSEYSVQDRGIGIPPDALPHLFTPLFRADNAHQTNAGHGVGLALVQRIAQLHGGRVSVRSELGTGTTFRLWLPTNKA; encoded by the coding sequence ATGCTCATCCGCACCCGGCTTACTCTGTATTTTGCGGGCCTGATGGCGGGGTTGTTACTGCTGGTGTCGGCGGGGGTATATCTGTTTGAGCGACAAAGCCAGCAAACGCTGTTCTACCAACGCTTGCAACGTAAGGCCGAAGCTACCGCGAAGGTATATCAGCAGAAAAACCGTCGGCTCGACAAAACCGATGAAATCCTGCTATTGACGCAGGAAAAACAGCATGAGGCCATCTTCGACGAGACCAATACGCTGGTATATTCAAGCGGTTCCTACACGTACTATCCGGTGTCGGCTCAGTTTCTCAATCAGGTTCGTACAGAACGTATTGTGCGGTTCCAAACGGACAATAAGCTGGGCGTAGGCATGTTTTTTCGCGGGGCATATGATCGCTTCACGGTTATTGTTACGGCAGAAGATACGTTCGGGCAGGCGCAACTGACTCTGCTACTACAGAATATGGGTTTGGTGAACGTGTTTGGTTTGTTGTTGGTGTTGGGTTTGGCGTGGCTGTTTTCCGGGCGGTCGCTGCAACCTGCCCAACACCTTATCAATGACATTCGGCACCTGAACATCGACCGGCTGAGTGAACGATTGCCCACGGGCAATGCCCGCGACGAAATCGCGCAGCTTAGTATTCAGTTCAACCACCTGCTGAGCCGGCTGGACAAGACCGTGCGACAAAACCGGGCATTTGTAACCAACGCTTCCCACGAACTACGTACCCCGCTGGCGAATTTGCTGGGTACGTTGCAGGTGTCACTCTCGCACGATCAGCAACCCGACAACCTGCGGGCCACCTTGCAATCGGCCATTGAAGAAGTGCAGTCGCTGATCCGGTTGGCGAATAACCTCCTGTTGCTGGCGGAGCTGGGCGTGGAAAATGACGCATCAACGCTGGCCTTCGAGGATGTACTGCTGACGGAACCCCTGTTGGATGCCGTGCAGGCGGTGCAGCGCAAATACCCCGACCACACCATCGATATCGTGCTTCCCGACGACAGCGAGTGCTGCCAGCTTACCGGCAACGCCGACCTGCTGACCGTCGCTCTGACTAACCTGCTGGAAAACGCCTGCAAATACTCGCCTGTTATTAAGCCTGTTCAGGTACGTTTACAACCCGTAACCGACGGGTCGGAATACAGTGTGCAGGATCGGGGCATTGGCATTCCGCCCGATGCGCTGCCCCACTTATTTACGCCCCTCTTCCGCGCCGACAATGCCCACCAAACCAACGCAGGGCATGGCGTAGGGCTGGCTCTGGTACAGCGCATTGCTCAACTACACGGTGGGCGGGTGAGCGTTAGATCAGAATTGGGCACAGGTACGACGTTTAGGCTTTGGTTACCGACAAACAAAGCCTGA